A window of Apium graveolens cultivar Ventura chromosome 8, ASM990537v1, whole genome shotgun sequence contains these coding sequences:
- the LOC141678165 gene encoding cold-regulated 413 inner membrane protein 1, chloroplastic-like, whose product MALSLSTSSTFSLHNHPNFLSLKSQRQHRHLLTPSSFTPLRLSSIEFKNGGPGFISLVLPKRRRFGGAVCYRGVVGGGSALFSPRNLQWIATISSAVLMLAKGTPIQKSFIVPIFALQAPSAIVSWIKGEYGVWTAFLALLIRLFFFIPGELELPFIGLLVVLIAPYQVMSLRGKQEGVILSLAIAAYLAFQHFSRAGSLQKAFDQGSVIATICIICVLAVPCLLLIGF is encoded by the exons ATGGCGCTTTCTCTCTCGACATCTTCCACTTTCTCTCTCCACAACCACCCCAACTTTCTCTCTCTAAAATCTCAACGTCAACACCGCCACCTTCTCACTCCAAGCTCCTTCACTCCTCTCAG ATTATCTTCAATTGAGTTTAAAAATGGAGGACCAGGATTCATCAGTTTAGTGCTTCCAAAACGACGTCGTTTTGGGGGTGCAGTTTGTTACAGAGGTGTAGTAGGAGGAGGATCAGCATTGTTTTCGCCTCGTAATCTTCAATGGATCGCCACCATTTCTTCTGC GGTATTAATGCTTGCAAAAGGCACTCCCATACAGAAATCTTTTATTGTTCCTATATTTGCTCTCCAAGCACCTTCAGCCATCGTCTCGTGGATTAA GGGAGAATATGGTGTTTGGACTGCTTTTCTGGCTCTCCTAATACGTCTCTTTTTCTTCATCCCTG GTGAACTGGAGCTGCCATTTATTGGTTTACTAGTAGTATTGATTGCTCCTTATCAAGTCATGAGCCTAAG GGGAAAACAAGAAGGTGTTATCCTTTCCTTGGCTATAGCTGCATATTTGGCATTCCAGCATTTTTCACGAGCAGGCAGCTTACAGAAGGCATTTGATCAAGGTTCCGTAATTGCTACAATATGCATCATTTGTGTCCTTGCAGTGCCATGCTTGCTCTTGATCGGATTTTAA
- the LOC141678164 gene encoding uncharacterized protein LOC141678164 — protein sequence MGARVIHYLVFYLLCQFLDSGSSVVENPPSEAVRQNGEWIHEVNQSFPDASKYTSQLDTIPNINPTTPSTTTPIINPTNPPSPTTTTPTFNPVPPITLNPMPPTMTNPVPPITFVPPITLNPMPPTVTTTPTTTPTTTTTSPASSGGTWCVANPTASETALQVALDYACGYGGADCSAIQPGATCYNPNSLRDHASYAFNDYYQKNPVPTSCAFGGAAQLSNNDPSSGSCRFSTPKTISSISPPVNPSPIYPTPTSPSAPTGYDSMPSPPTGYDSMPSPPTLDGTEPTGFGGEPTESPNSADFTSFNSMFLFTMTCLVVLLIAAEF from the exons ATGGGTGCCAGAGTTATTCATTATTTAGTTTTCTATCTCCTCTGTCAATTTTTAGATTCAG GTTCAAGCGTTGTAGAGAATCCTCCTTCCGAAGCAGTCCGGCAAAATGGAGAATGGATTCATGAAGTAAACCAATCATTTCCAGATGCTTCAAAATACACTTCCCAACTCGATACCATCCCGAACATCAATCCCACAACACCCTCAACAACGACACCTATAATAAACCCTACAAATCCTCCATCACCAACCACGACAACTCCAACATTCAACCCTGTGCCACCAATCACACTCAACCCCATGCCCCCAACCATGACCAACCCCGTGCCACCAATCACGTTTGTGCCACCGATCACACTCAACCCCATGCCACCAACCGTTACCACAACCCCGACTACAACACCAACTACAACTACAACCTCTCCTGCATCCTCTGGAGGAACTTGGTGTGTTGCAAATCCAACTGCTTCAGAAACTGCATTACAGGTAGCACTTGACTATGCTTGTGGTTATGGAGGTGCAGATTGTTCTGCAATTCAGCCAGGTGCCACTTGTTACAATCCAAACAGCCTTCGGGATCATGCCTCATATGCTTTCAACGACTACTACCAGAAGAACCCCGTACCCACTAGCTGTGCTTTTGGGGGAGCGGCACAACTTTCCAACAATGACCCAA GTTCTGGAAGTTGTCGTTTTTCAACACCTAAGACCATTTCAAG CATAAGTCCGCCAGTCAATCCTTCACCGATTTATCCAACTCCTACCTCTCCTAGTGCACCAACAGGATATGACTCTATGCCTAGCCCACCAACAGGATATGACTCTATGCCTAGCCCACCAACACTTGATGGTACAGAACCAACAGGTTTCGGTGGAGAACCAACAGAATCACCCAATTCAGCAGATTTCACATCATTCAACTCAATGTTTCTATTCACGATGACCTGTCTGGTAGTATTACTGATTGCAGCAGAGTTTTAA